A DNA window from Coffea arabica cultivar ET-39 chromosome 6c, Coffea Arabica ET-39 HiFi, whole genome shotgun sequence contains the following coding sequences:
- the LOC113693820 gene encoding protein CIA1-like isoform X3: MSLVDESFELKELQVLEGHADRVWSVAWKPATGFDGVPAVLASCSGDKTVRVWEQSPSSGSFQCKAVLEETHTRTVRSCAWSPSGKLLATASFDATTAVWEHVGDDYECVSTLEGHENEVKSISWNASGSLLATCGRDKSVWIWEVLPGNEFECVSVLQGHTQDVKMVQWHPNMDILFSCSYDNTIKVWAEDGDDDWHCVQTLAEANNGHTSTVWALSFNATGDKMATCSDDLTLKIWGSDLLTIQSGNGSAPWKHICTLSGYHDRTIFSVHWSREGIIASGAADDAIRLFAEDGDG, translated from the exons ATGAGCTTAGTGGACGAGAGCTTCGAGCTGAAGGAACTTCAGGTGTTGGAGGGCCACGCTGATAGGGTTTGGAGTGTCGCTTGGAAACCTGCCACTGGCTTCGACGGGGTCCCTGCAGTGCTCGCCTCCTGCAGCGGCGATAAAACCGTCCGGGTTTGGGAACAGAGTCCTTCCTCCGGTTCTTTCCAGTGCAAG GCAGTCCTGGAGGAGACGCACACTAGGACGGTTAGATCGTGTGCCTGGTCTCCATCTGGAAAACTATTAGCAACTGCAAGTTTTGATGCCACCACTGCTGTATGGGAGCACGTTGGCGATGATTATGAATGTGTTTCCACTTTGGAG GGTCATGAAAATGAAGTAAAGAGCATTTCTTGGAATGCATCCGGCTCGCTGCTCGCTACTTGTGGGCGAGACAAGTCAGTATGGATATGGGAAGTTTTGCCTGGTAATGAATTTGAGTGTGTTTCTGTGTTGCAAGGACATACACAAGATGTTAAAATGGTTCAGTGGCATCCAAACATGGACATTCTGTTCTCTTGCAGCTATGATAACACTATTAAG GTTTGGGCGGAGGATGGTGATGATGATTGGCATTGTGTTCAAACATTAGCAGAAGCTAACAA TGGACACACATCTACGGTCTGGGCTCTATCCTTTAATGCAACTGGAGACAAAATGGCCACTTGTAG CGATGATCTTACCTTGAAAATATGGGGAAGCGACCTCTTGACGATTCAGTCTGGAAATGGGTCTGCGCCTTG GAAACACATCTGCACTCTGTCTGGTTATCATGATCGAACTATATTTTCAGTCCATTGGTCAAG GGAAGGAATAATTGCTAGTGGAGCAGCTGATGATGCTATACGTTTATTTGCTGAGGATGGAGATG GTTGA
- the LOC113693737 gene encoding iron-sulfur assembly protein IscA-like 2, mitochondrial isoform X2 yields the protein MIRRLVPFFAARIRENHLRLLGSSSASSSVLREQPPPPQPSPSQSQSQSIVAVHMTDNCVRRMRELQSQEGKEKMLRLSIEAGGCSGFQYNFSLDDKHNDDDRIFEREGVKLVVDKISLDFVNGATVDFVEELIRSAFQH from the exons ATGATTCGTCGACTGGTTCCTTTCTTCGCAGCTCGGATTCGAGAGAATCACCTGAGACTCCTCGGTTCGTCATCCGCGTCATCTTCCGTTCTCCGCGAGCaacctcctcctcctcagcCTTCCCCTTCCCAATCTCAATCTCAATCTATAGTTGCCGTTCACATGACCGACAATTGCGTCCGG AGAATGAGGGAACTGCAATCTCAGGAAGGCAAGGAAAAGATGCTAAGATTGAGCATAGAAGCCGGGGGCTGTTCTGGTTTTCAATATAACTTTTCTCTTGACGATAAGCACAATGATGATGACAG AATATTTGAGCGAGAAGGAGTGAAATTGGTAGTTGATAAGATATCTCTTGATTTTGTAAACGGTGCAACTGTCGATTTTGTTGAAGAGCTTATCCGTTCAGCTTTCCAG CATTGA
- the LOC113693841 gene encoding large ribosomal subunit protein uL1x: MSKLQSDAVREAIGVIMTEAKGDKKRNFTETIELQIGLKNYDPQKDKRFSGSVKLPHIPRPKMKVCMLGDAQHVEEAEKIGLEYMDVEGLKKLNKNKKLVKKLAKKYHAFLASEAVIKQIPRLLGPGLNKAGKFPTLVTHQESLESKVNETKATVKFQLKKVLCMGVAVGNCDMEEKQIFQNVQMSVNFLVSLLKKNWQNVRCLYLKSTMGKPNRIF, encoded by the exons ATGAG CAAGCTACAGAGTGATGCTGTTAGAGAGGCCATTGGCGTAATTATGACCGAAGCTAAGGGTGATAAAAAGCGTAACTTCACCGAGACTATTGAGCTTCAGATTGGTTTGAAGAACTATGATCCCCAGAAGGACAAGCGTTTCAGTGGCTCTGTTAAATTACCACACATTCCTCGACCCAAGATGAAGGTTTGCATGCTTGGTGATGCTCAGCATGTTGAAGAG GCAGAGAAGATTGGTCTGGAATATATGGATGTTGAAGGGTTGAAGAAACTCAATAAGAACAAGAAATTGGTGAAGAAGCTGGCAAAGAAGTATCATGCTTTCTTAGCCTCTGAAGCAGTCATCAAGCAGATTCCTCGTCTTCTGGGCCCTGGTCTAAACAAGGCAG GAAAGTTCCCCACGCTTGTGACTCATCAGGAATCTTTGGAGTCAAAAGTTAATGAGACTAAAGCAACAGTGAAATTCCAGCTTAAGAAGGTTCTTTGTATGGGTGTTGCTGTGGGTAATTGTGATATGGAGGAGAAGCAGATCTTCCAGAATGTCCAAATGAGTGTCAACTTTCTTGTCTCATTACTCAAAAAGAATTGGCAAAAT GTGAGGTGCTTGTACCTGAAGAGTACCATGGGAAAGCCAAATCGCATCTTTTGA
- the LOC113693820 gene encoding protein CIA1-like isoform X2 — protein sequence MSLVDESFELKELQVLEGHADRVWSVAWKPATGFDGVPAVLASCSGDKTVRVWEQSPSSGSFQCKAVLEETHTRTVRSCAWSPSGKLLATASFDATTAVWEHVGDDYECVSTLEGHENEVKSISWNASGSLLATCGRDKSVWIWEVLPGNEFECVSVLQGHTQDVKMVQWHPNMDILFSCSYDNTIKVWAEDGDDDWHCVQTLAEANNGHTSTVWALSFNATGDKMATCSDDLTLKIWGSDLLTIQSGNGSAPWKHICTLSGYHDRTIFSVHWSREGIIASGAADDAIRLFAEDGDGLVDEPKYHLLLKKDKAHDMDVNSVQWSSAGNRLLASASDDGTIKIWELISLAGDQKPPL from the exons ATGAGCTTAGTGGACGAGAGCTTCGAGCTGAAGGAACTTCAGGTGTTGGAGGGCCACGCTGATAGGGTTTGGAGTGTCGCTTGGAAACCTGCCACTGGCTTCGACGGGGTCCCTGCAGTGCTCGCCTCCTGCAGCGGCGATAAAACCGTCCGGGTTTGGGAACAGAGTCCTTCCTCCGGTTCTTTCCAGTGCAAG GCAGTCCTGGAGGAGACGCACACTAGGACGGTTAGATCGTGTGCCTGGTCTCCATCTGGAAAACTATTAGCAACTGCAAGTTTTGATGCCACCACTGCTGTATGGGAGCACGTTGGCGATGATTATGAATGTGTTTCCACTTTGGAG GGTCATGAAAATGAAGTAAAGAGCATTTCTTGGAATGCATCCGGCTCGCTGCTCGCTACTTGTGGGCGAGACAAGTCAGTATGGATATGGGAAGTTTTGCCTGGTAATGAATTTGAGTGTGTTTCTGTGTTGCAAGGACATACACAAGATGTTAAAATGGTTCAGTGGCATCCAAACATGGACATTCTGTTCTCTTGCAGCTATGATAACACTATTAAG GTTTGGGCGGAGGATGGTGATGATGATTGGCATTGTGTTCAAACATTAGCAGAAGCTAACAA TGGACACACATCTACGGTCTGGGCTCTATCCTTTAATGCAACTGGAGACAAAATGGCCACTTGTAG CGATGATCTTACCTTGAAAATATGGGGAAGCGACCTCTTGACGATTCAGTCTGGAAATGGGTCTGCGCCTTG GAAACACATCTGCACTCTGTCTGGTTATCATGATCGAACTATATTTTCAGTCCATTGGTCAAG GGAAGGAATAATTGCTAGTGGAGCAGCTGATGATGCTATACGTTTATTTGCTGAGGATGGAGATGGTTTG GTTGATGAACCTAAGTACCATTTGCTTCTGAAGAAGGACAAAGCTCATGATATGGATGTAAATTCTGTGCAATGGAGCTCTGCG GGAAACAGGCTTCTTGCTTCTGCAAGTGATGACGGGACGATCAAGATATGGGAGTTGATTTCCCTGGCAGGGGACCAGAAACCTCCACTATAA
- the LOC113693820 gene encoding protein CIA1-like isoform X1: MSLVDESFELKELQVLEGHADRVWSVAWKPATGFDGVPAVLASCSGDKTVRVWEQSPSSGSFQCKAVLEETHTRTVRSCAWSPSGKLLATASFDATTAVWEHVGDDYECVSTLEGHENEVKSISWNASGSLLATCGRDKSVWIWEVLPGNEFECVSVLQGHTQDVKMVQWHPNMDILFSCSYDNTIKVWAEDGDDDWHCVQTLAEANNGHTSTVWALSFNATGDKMATCSDDLTLKIWGSDLLTIQSGNGSAPWKHICTLSGYHDRTIFSVHWSREGIIASGAADDAIRLFAEDGDGLVLNNPSHNGCDLEFFVVDEPKYHLLLKKDKAHDMDVNSVQWSSAGNRLLASASDDGTIKIWELISLAGDQKPPL, from the exons ATGAGCTTAGTGGACGAGAGCTTCGAGCTGAAGGAACTTCAGGTGTTGGAGGGCCACGCTGATAGGGTTTGGAGTGTCGCTTGGAAACCTGCCACTGGCTTCGACGGGGTCCCTGCAGTGCTCGCCTCCTGCAGCGGCGATAAAACCGTCCGGGTTTGGGAACAGAGTCCTTCCTCCGGTTCTTTCCAGTGCAAG GCAGTCCTGGAGGAGACGCACACTAGGACGGTTAGATCGTGTGCCTGGTCTCCATCTGGAAAACTATTAGCAACTGCAAGTTTTGATGCCACCACTGCTGTATGGGAGCACGTTGGCGATGATTATGAATGTGTTTCCACTTTGGAG GGTCATGAAAATGAAGTAAAGAGCATTTCTTGGAATGCATCCGGCTCGCTGCTCGCTACTTGTGGGCGAGACAAGTCAGTATGGATATGGGAAGTTTTGCCTGGTAATGAATTTGAGTGTGTTTCTGTGTTGCAAGGACATACACAAGATGTTAAAATGGTTCAGTGGCATCCAAACATGGACATTCTGTTCTCTTGCAGCTATGATAACACTATTAAG GTTTGGGCGGAGGATGGTGATGATGATTGGCATTGTGTTCAAACATTAGCAGAAGCTAACAA TGGACACACATCTACGGTCTGGGCTCTATCCTTTAATGCAACTGGAGACAAAATGGCCACTTGTAG CGATGATCTTACCTTGAAAATATGGGGAAGCGACCTCTTGACGATTCAGTCTGGAAATGGGTCTGCGCCTTG GAAACACATCTGCACTCTGTCTGGTTATCATGATCGAACTATATTTTCAGTCCATTGGTCAAG GGAAGGAATAATTGCTAGTGGAGCAGCTGATGATGCTATACGTTTATTTGCTGAGGATGGAGATGGTTTGGTACTTAACAACCCATCTCATAATGGATGTGATCTAGAGTTCTTCGTT GTTGATGAACCTAAGTACCATTTGCTTCTGAAGAAGGACAAAGCTCATGATATGGATGTAAATTCTGTGCAATGGAGCTCTGCG GGAAACAGGCTTCTTGCTTCTGCAAGTGATGACGGGACGATCAAGATATGGGAGTTGATTTCCCTGGCAGGGGACCAGAAACCTCCACTATAA
- the LOC113693737 gene encoding iron-sulfur assembly protein IscA-like 2, mitochondrial isoform X1, whose amino-acid sequence MIRRLVPFFAARIRENHLRLLGSSSASSSVLREQPPPPQPSPSQSQSQSIVAVHMTDNCVRRMRELQSQEGKEKMLRLSIEAGGCSGFQYNFSLDDKHNDDDRIFEREGVKLVVDKISLDFVNGATVDFVEELIRSAFQVSSNPSAVGGCSCKSSFMV is encoded by the exons ATGATTCGTCGACTGGTTCCTTTCTTCGCAGCTCGGATTCGAGAGAATCACCTGAGACTCCTCGGTTCGTCATCCGCGTCATCTTCCGTTCTCCGCGAGCaacctcctcctcctcagcCTTCCCCTTCCCAATCTCAATCTCAATCTATAGTTGCCGTTCACATGACCGACAATTGCGTCCGG AGAATGAGGGAACTGCAATCTCAGGAAGGCAAGGAAAAGATGCTAAGATTGAGCATAGAAGCCGGGGGCTGTTCTGGTTTTCAATATAACTTTTCTCTTGACGATAAGCACAATGATGATGACAG AATATTTGAGCGAGAAGGAGTGAAATTGGTAGTTGATAAGATATCTCTTGATTTTGTAAACGGTGCAACTGTCGATTTTGTTGAAGAGCTTATCCGTTCAGCTTTCCAG GTATCTTCAAACCCAAGTGCTGTAGGTGGCTGCAGCTGTAAAAGTTCCTTTATGGTGTAG